The Flavobacterium sp. HJ-32-4 genome contains a region encoding:
- a CDS encoding reprolysin-like metallopeptidase yields the protein MKKFASFCLLLCSVFALAQTSAMWTRVSSAKELSAPKVNRSSFPSAYTLFKLDLQAFKQQLAGVPVRGDGQPRGLHTIFLPGADGTLAAYDVIETPIMEPELQRKFPDIRSYAAQGLNDPTAVARFSVTQFGLHSMTLSSGNSTVFIDPYTEDRKTYIVYEKAALSVADLGFSCTTEEADAGTRANREFRLDSNDKKLRTYRLALSCNGEYATLFKGTGTVAQQKANVQAQMAITMTRVNGVYEKDLAITMVFVANNDQIIYLDAATDPWTTEFNTMTAQTIDSVIGVANYDIGHNFNTTGGGNAGCIGCVCSATNQTSFHKGRGYTGRSNPTGDAFDIDYVAHEMGHQFGGYHTQSNNSCRSGNNTEVETGSGSSIMGYAGICAANVQSNSDDYFAYVNIRDISANVQSGVSSSCAQITNFTNNPPTANAGADYTIPKSTPFLLTATGSDPDGNAITFCWEQRDPEAVLPTSQNNAAPTATRTAGPMFRTLPGTTSPTRYFPSLSTILTGATSNTWEVLPSIARTFNFSVTVRDNVAGGGQTASDLMVVNVNGTAGPFLVTAPNTAVSWAGASNQTVTWDVAGTTANNINCAYVDIYLSTDGGLTFPTLLAAKVPNDGSELVTLPAATGTTNRIMVRGNGNIFFDISNTPFTTTAPGSTFALSFAGGAGGQNKAACQGVDTSFSFDYSTTSGFSGTTTLAVAGVPTPAVVNLSQSSVSTSGNVILTVTNTGGCTPGIYPITVTGTSGAVTKSVRFYIEILNANFATPTVVSPANEAFGLSPAPTLSWASDAAATSYLITLATDADLSQNVQAFETTTNSLALSGLANHTNYFWTIQPKNSGCQGSVGAVSRFTTGTVSCTTTASANVPIAISAGAGSTVNSTLNVTSTSPISDVNVSVQLTHTWVADLTLTLISPTGTQIQLVSGKCSSNDDINAVFDDAGVTLVCGATPTISGSVKPAQLLSALNGQSPAGTWTLRVADTASGDGGSLNAWSLNICSQTTTQVACGEITTNWNGASWDNGVPQDNVAATISGDFVSSKDVKACSLDVAGTSAVTIQSGHDLIIDGAVSVAPTANLTLENNANLLQVKDVANTGNIKVKRDATMRRLDYVFWSAPVGGQDLKVFSPKTVSPSGGPYIGGSRFYVLNEPTNSFVAIEPVGTPFVEAKGYMIRAPNDFPANGTQQVFNGLFSGVPNNGTATIATTRTPGTGYGYNLIGNPYPSTLNASLFLAQNPGSLYFWTHASQNPAMGSNYASYTSFGVAAAAGGAVPDGTIAVGQGFILETAASGTATFTNAMRTSANQAIFFREANTDRSRLWLNLSNQDGLQNQILVGYADGATMDVDVSMDAPSMEENINCIASLINGKRYSIQARPTPFDTNDEIPLGFRATAAGTFTISLFEADGVFADGEVLGQAVYLKDTATGTVHELTETPYTFGSAAGDYADRFSIVYQNTALPLPDPTATPRAVVFKQEQHLQIETSGHIEHVIVYDILGRRLYETRADHTNRFATDDLRIANQPIVVRVTIDGRTLVKKIVF from the coding sequence ATGAAAAAATTCGCCTCCTTCTGCCTCCTGTTATGTTCGGTTTTCGCTTTGGCGCAAACCTCGGCCATGTGGACCCGCGTCTCTTCTGCAAAAGAACTTTCGGCGCCGAAGGTGAACCGCAGTTCGTTTCCGTCCGCATACACCCTGTTTAAACTTGACCTTCAAGCCTTTAAACAGCAGTTGGCGGGTGTTCCGGTGCGAGGCGATGGCCAACCCCGGGGCCTTCATACCATCTTCTTACCCGGTGCCGATGGCACCCTGGCCGCTTACGACGTGATCGAAACGCCCATAATGGAGCCGGAGCTACAGCGCAAGTTCCCGGATATCCGATCATATGCTGCTCAAGGCCTTAACGACCCGACGGCCGTAGCCCGTTTCAGCGTGACGCAGTTTGGCTTGCACAGTATGACCCTGTCGTCGGGCAACAGTACGGTTTTCATCGATCCCTATACAGAAGACCGGAAGACCTATATAGTATATGAAAAAGCGGCCTTGTCGGTAGCCGACCTGGGCTTCTCGTGTACGACAGAGGAAGCCGACGCAGGAACGCGCGCCAACCGGGAGTTCCGTCTTGATTCCAACGACAAAAAATTACGCACCTATCGCCTCGCGCTCAGTTGCAATGGCGAGTATGCAACGCTCTTCAAAGGCACCGGCACCGTTGCGCAACAAAAGGCGAACGTGCAGGCCCAGATGGCAATTACCATGACACGGGTAAACGGCGTGTATGAAAAAGACCTGGCTATCACGATGGTGTTCGTTGCCAATAACGACCAAATCATTTACCTTGATGCCGCTACCGACCCCTGGACGACGGAGTTCAACACCATGACGGCCCAGACCATCGATTCAGTGATCGGCGTTGCCAATTACGATATCGGGCACAATTTCAACACGACCGGCGGCGGTAATGCCGGTTGTATCGGATGCGTCTGCTCGGCTACCAACCAGACGAGTTTCCATAAAGGACGTGGCTACACCGGTCGTTCCAACCCCACGGGCGATGCTTTCGATATCGATTATGTGGCGCACGAAATGGGGCATCAGTTTGGTGGCTACCACACGCAGAGCAACAACTCCTGCCGTTCGGGCAATAATACAGAAGTCGAAACCGGAAGTGGCTCGAGTATCATGGGCTATGCCGGCATCTGCGCCGCCAACGTACAAAGCAACTCCGATGACTATTTCGCCTATGTCAATATCCGCGACATCTCCGCCAATGTGCAGTCGGGGGTGTCATCGTCTTGTGCGCAGATTACCAACTTCACCAATAACCCGCCGACTGCCAATGCCGGTGCGGATTATACCATCCCGAAATCAACGCCCTTCTTGCTGACCGCTACCGGATCGGATCCGGATGGCAACGCGATTACCTTTTGTTGGGAGCAGCGGGATCCCGAGGCTGTATTGCCGACCTCGCAGAACAACGCGGCTCCGACAGCAACGAGAACTGCCGGACCGATGTTCCGTACGTTGCCCGGCACCACCAGTCCGACGCGCTACTTCCCGTCCCTTTCCACTATATTGACCGGAGCGACCTCCAACACCTGGGAAGTACTGCCTTCTATCGCACGCACCTTTAATTTCTCGGTAACCGTTCGTGACAACGTTGCCGGCGGTGGTCAAACCGCTTCCGACCTGATGGTGGTGAATGTCAACGGCACCGCGGGTCCCTTTCTCGTAACCGCACCCAACACCGCCGTGTCGTGGGCGGGCGCCTCGAACCAGACCGTCACCTGGGATGTGGCGGGCACCACGGCGAACAACATCAACTGTGCGTATGTCGATATTTACCTGTCGACCGACGGAGGCCTGACATTCCCAACATTACTGGCCGCGAAAGTACCGAATGACGGGTCCGAACTCGTTACCCTTCCGGCCGCGACCGGCACCACCAACCGCATCATGGTAAGGGGCAACGGCAACATTTTCTTTGACATTTCCAACACCCCTTTTACGACCACAGCGCCGGGCTCGACGTTTGCGTTGTCGTTTGCGGGCGGCGCTGGCGGGCAGAACAAAGCTGCTTGTCAGGGAGTGGATACGTCGTTCAGCTTCGACTATTCTACTACCAGCGGGTTTTCCGGAACCACCACGCTTGCCGTAGCCGGCGTACCGACACCCGCCGTTGTGAATTTGTCGCAGTCGTCTGTTTCAACTTCCGGAAACGTCATTCTTACCGTAACAAACACCGGAGGCTGCACACCCGGAATCTACCCTATTACGGTCACGGGCACATCGGGAGCCGTTACCAAATCGGTACGCTTTTACATCGAGATCCTCAATGCCAATTTTGCTACACCAACCGTTGTCTCCCCTGCTAACGAGGCGTTCGGCCTGTCGCCGGCGCCCACATTGAGTTGGGCGTCCGACGCGGCTGCAACCTCCTACCTGATTACCCTGGCGACCGACGCCGACCTTTCGCAAAACGTGCAGGCGTTTGAGACGACCACCAACAGCTTGGCTTTATCCGGACTGGCAAACCACACCAACTACTTCTGGACGATACAACCCAAAAACAGCGGCTGTCAGGGAAGTGTCGGTGCCGTTAGCCGATTCACAACCGGCACCGTAAGCTGTACGACGACTGCTTCCGCAAATGTTCCAATCGCCATTAGTGCGGGTGCGGGATCTACCGTGAACTCGACACTGAATGTGACGTCTACCAGCCCCATCAGCGATGTGAACGTATCGGTGCAGCTCACGCATACGTGGGTCGCCGACCTTACGCTAACACTCATAAGTCCGACCGGCACACAAATACAATTAGTCTCCGGAAAATGCAGCTCGAACGACGACATCAACGCCGTTTTCGACGATGCAGGGGTCACGTTGGTCTGCGGGGCTACGCCCACCATTTCCGGATCCGTCAAACCCGCGCAATTGCTATCCGCATTGAACGGACAGTCTCCGGCGGGCACCTGGACGCTTCGGGTAGCGGATACCGCCAGTGGCGACGGGGGTTCCCTCAACGCCTGGAGCCTGAACATCTGCAGCCAGACCACCACGCAGGTAGCATGTGGGGAGATTACCACCAACTGGAACGGCGCTTCCTGGGACAACGGCGTTCCGCAAGACAACGTCGCTGCTACCATTTCCGGCGATTTCGTTTCCTCCAAAGACGTAAAGGCCTGCTCGCTGGATGTGGCAGGTACTTCCGCTGTTACCATACAATCCGGACATGACCTTATCATCGATGGGGCGGTTTCGGTGGCGCCTACGGCCAATTTGACGCTTGAAAACAATGCGAACCTGTTGCAGGTGAAAGATGTCGCCAATACCGGAAACATTAAAGTCAAACGCGATGCGACGATGCGACGCCTGGATTATGTATTCTGGAGTGCACCTGTCGGCGGCCAGGACCTGAAGGTGTTTTCACCCAAGACGGTGTCCCCTTCCGGTGGGCCGTATATCGGAGGATCACGGTTTTACGTACTCAATGAACCAACTAACAGTTTCGTGGCAATCGAACCGGTGGGCACTCCATTCGTCGAAGCAAAAGGATATATGATCCGGGCCCCCAATGATTTCCCGGCCAATGGCACCCAGCAAGTGTTCAACGGACTCTTTTCCGGCGTTCCGAACAACGGTACCGCCACTATTGCGACAACCCGAACACCCGGAACCGGCTATGGTTACAACCTCATCGGGAATCCGTATCCGTCAACGCTGAATGCCTCGTTGTTTCTCGCGCAAAACCCCGGATCGCTGTATTTCTGGACGCATGCGAGCCAGAATCCGGCTATGGGATCGAACTATGCCTCGTATACCAGCTTTGGCGTCGCTGCTGCGGCGGGAGGCGCCGTCCCCGACGGTACCATTGCCGTGGGGCAAGGCTTTATTCTGGAAACGGCTGCGTCAGGCACCGCCACGTTCACCAATGCTATGCGAACGTCGGCAAACCAGGCGATCTTCTTCAGGGAAGCCAACACCGATCGAAGCCGTTTGTGGCTGAACCTGTCGAACCAAGACGGTCTGCAGAACCAGATTTTGGTGGGATATGCCGACGGTGCCACAATGGACGTGGATGTATCCATGGATGCGCCGAGTATGGAAGAGAACATCAACTGCATCGCGTCGTTGATTAACGGGAAACGCTACAGCATCCAGGCGCGGCCTACACCTTTTGATACCAACGACGAAATTCCGTTAGGCTTCAGGGCAACGGCGGCGGGCACGTTCACGATTTCCCTTTTCGAAGCGGATGGTGTTTTTGCCGATGGGGAAGTCCTGGGCCAGGCCGTCTACCTAAAAGATACCGCAACCGGAACCGTGCATGAACTTACCGAAACGCCGTATACCTTCGGTTCGGCAGCGGGTGATTACGCTGATCGCTTTTCGATCGTATACCAGAATACAGCGCTCCCACTACCCGATCCCACGGCTACGCCGCGCGCAGTGGTGTTCAAACAGGAACAGCATCTACAGATCGAGACATCCGGACACATCGAGCACGTGATCGTTTATGACATACTGGGAAGGCGACTGTATGAAACCAGAGCGGATCACACGAATCGATTCGCAACAGACGATCTACGCATCGCGAACCAACCGATTGTGGTCAGGGTGACGATTGATGGGCGAACGCTTGTCAAGAAGATAGTGTTCTAA
- a CDS encoding isoamylase early set domain-containing protein, producing the protein MALKKQFIKTKPVAKVTFSFEAKEATVASVIGDFNNWDPKAGELGKLKNGTFKGTFEVPTGASYEFKYLIDGAYVNEAEADAFQFNAFAGAENSVLAL; encoded by the coding sequence ATGGCACTCAAGAAACAATTCATAAAAACAAAGCCAGTAGCGAAAGTAACGTTTTCATTCGAAGCTAAAGAAGCCACTGTTGCTTCGGTTATCGGTGATTTCAACAACTGGGATCCGAAAGCAGGTGAACTGGGCAAACTGAAAAACGGTACCTTCAAAGGTACGTTCGAAGTTCCGACCGGTGCTTCTTACGAGTTCAAGTACCTGATCGACGGTGCTTACGTAAACGAAGCAGAAGCCGATGCGTTCCAATTCAACGCGTTTGCCGGTGCTGAAAACAGCGTACTGGCACTGTAA
- a CDS encoding 2TM domain-containing protein produces MAQMNHELYENARKRIRQKKVLCYHFVLFLVGSLFMYVANELLETADDRVVWYPWTITIWFFLMILHFIKVYIIDRFMNKEWERDQIERLIARQEKKIEQLEARLKREQQA; encoded by the coding sequence ATGGCACAAATGAACCACGAACTTTACGAAAATGCCCGAAAACGCATCCGGCAGAAAAAAGTGCTGTGCTACCACTTCGTTCTCTTCCTCGTCGGCAGCCTGTTTATGTACGTGGCGAACGAACTCCTGGAAACAGCCGATGATCGGGTCGTTTGGTATCCGTGGACCATTACCATCTGGTTCTTCCTCATGATCCTCCACTTTATTAAGGTGTATATCATCGACCGCTTCATGAACAAGGAATGGGAGCGCGACCAGATCGAACGCCTCATCGCCCGGCAGGAAAAGAAAATCGAGCAACTGGAGGCAAGATTGAAACGGGAACAACAGGCTTAG